One segment of Clostridium ljungdahlii DSM 13528 DNA contains the following:
- the spoIIIAD gene encoding stage III sporulation protein AD, translating into MEIIKVVAFAFIALFLVLLFKGKRDDIAVYISIAAGIIIFLFMIAKITAVLQFIQQLAAKANIDFIYLTTVFKIIAIAYLASFCSEICKDAGQGNLGAKVEFAGKILILVLAIPILMAVLQSILKIM; encoded by the coding sequence ATGGAGATAATTAAGGTAGTAGCGTTTGCTTTTATAGCACTGTTTTTAGTACTTCTGTTTAAAGGAAAAAGAGATGACATAGCAGTTTATATAAGTATAGCTGCAGGAATAATTATATTCCTATTTATGATAGCAAAGATAACAGCAGTACTTCAGTTTATTCAGCAGTTAGCTGCTAAGGCAAATATAGATTTCATTTATTTAACCACTGTATTTAAAATAATTGCTATTGCATATTTAGCTTCTTTTTGCAGTGAAATATGTAAAGATGCTGGACAAGGAAATTTAGGAGCAAAGGTTGAATTTGCAGGTAAAATATTAATTTTAGTACTTGCAATTCCTATACTTATGGCTGTCCTTCAGTCAATTTTAAAGATTATGTAG
- the spoIIIAE gene encoding stage III sporulation protein AE yields MKKIILGLVMVLLIGFNVQAFDTSNGETNVQNQIKIENSNDGSSQNDKYNKIQNKQSESEKEQIEKFYDYISNMKTKNEVLNDIDVRDYVKSFLKTGSGNTSLKKIIRALAMYGVREVAASLKLLVLLIVISLICALLTNLQRAFNGEQLSNIAYFACYSLIIIIMARSFYISVDIARSTIKEMTDFMVALIPILITLVAAVGGFVEASIMDPIVIGAITISANLFMDVIIPIISMSFVLQFVNNLSSEYKIDKLTKLLNQVALWAQGIIMTVFIGIITVRGITSKTIDEVTAKTAKFAVDNFVPIVGKSLSDAISTVAGYSILLKNALSSLGLVIIVAILLFPVIKLLIIVVAYKLTAALIEPISDGRLVNCINSAGSSIVLIMACLICVSVMFFIMICIIAAAGKITM; encoded by the coding sequence ATGAAAAAGATTATATTGGGTTTAGTTATGGTTTTATTAATAGGCTTTAATGTACAAGCTTTTGACACCAGCAATGGAGAAACAAATGTGCAGAATCAAATTAAAATAGAAAATAGTAATGACGGTAGTTCACAGAATGACAAATATAATAAGATTCAAAATAAACAAAGCGAATCTGAAAAAGAGCAGATAGAAAAATTTTATGATTATATATCTAATATGAAGACAAAAAATGAAGTTCTTAATGACATAGATGTAAGAGATTATGTGAAAAGTTTTCTAAAAACTGGGTCAGGAAATACATCTTTAAAGAAAATTATACGTGCACTTGCAATGTATGGGGTGAGGGAAGTAGCAGCCTCATTAAAACTTTTAGTACTTTTGATAGTAATTTCACTTATATGTGCATTACTTACTAATTTGCAGAGAGCTTTTAATGGAGAACAGTTATCTAATATAGCCTATTTTGCATGTTACTCACTAATAATAATAATAATGGCCAGAAGTTTTTACATAAGTGTGGATATTGCTAGATCTACTATAAAAGAAATGACTGATTTTATGGTTGCTTTAATACCTATACTTATAACTTTGGTGGCTGCAGTTGGAGGATTTGTAGAAGCATCAATTATGGATCCTATTGTAATAGGTGCTATAACTATAAGTGCTAATTTGTTTATGGATGTAATAATTCCTATAATATCCATGTCTTTTGTACTTCAGTTTGTAAATAACTTATCTTCTGAATATAAAATAGATAAACTTACCAAGCTCCTAAATCAGGTAGCACTTTGGGCACAGGGAATTATAATGACTGTATTTATAGGAATTATAACTGTAAGAGGGATAACCTCTAAGACTATTGATGAAGTTACAGCAAAAACTGCTAAATTTGCAGTGGACAATTTTGTGCCCATAGTTGGGAAAAGTCTCTCAGATGCCATATCTACTGTAGCAGGATATTCTATTTTACTAAAAAATGCGTTAAGCAGCTTGGGACTTGTAATTATTGTAGCAATACTGCTGTTTCCAGTAATAAAACTTTTGATTATTGTAGTAGCATATAAGCTTACTGCAGCTCTAATAGAACCTATAAGCGATGGAAGACTTGTAAACTGTATAAACTCTGCAGGAAGCTCCATTGTACTTATAATGGCGTGCCTCATATGCGTATCTGTTATGTTTTTCATAATGATATGTATAATAGCTGCAGCAGGAAAAATTACAATGTGA
- the spoIIIAF gene encoding stage III sporulation protein AF: MLQSLKEWLINICTALFFITAIEMILPDNSMKKYCKFVLGLILITVFINPVVKIFNKDFDINQYTEKAIESFEKGFNSKNQLDEFNDYKKKSMEDTIETFKMNLETKCEKSLKEKYPDENYKVKIDANYDEQNNSVCIKNVNVQVRDGSVEKIKKVDINTKSASVSNLDSGDDDKNVKLKTYLSQELNVSKDIIHVNS, from the coding sequence ATGCTTCAATCTTTAAAGGAGTGGCTGATAAATATATGCACTGCACTATTTTTTATTACAGCTATAGAAATGATATTACCAGATAATAGCATGAAGAAGTATTGCAAATTTGTGTTGGGTCTCATTTTGATTACAGTTTTCATTAATCCAGTAGTGAAAATATTCAATAAAGATTTTGATATAAATCAGTATACTGAAAAGGCTATAGAGAGCTTTGAAAAGGGATTTAACAGTAAAAATCAATTAGATGAATTTAATGATTACAAGAAAAAGAGCATGGAAGATACTATTGAAACTTTTAAAATGAATCTTGAAACTAAGTGTGAAAAAAGTCTTAAAGAAAAATATCCAGATGAAAATTATAAAGTAAAAATAGATGCAAATTATGATGAACAAAATAATAGTGTATGTATAAAAAATGTAAATGTTCAAGTTAGAGATGGAAGTGTGGAAAAAATAAAAAAGGTTGATATAAATACTAAAAGTGCTTCTGTCAGCAATTTGGATTCTGGAGATGACGATAAAAATGTAAAATTAAAAACTTATTTAAGCCAGGAATTAAATGTATCTAAAGATATAATACATGTAAATTCTTAG
- the spoIIIAG gene encoding stage III sporulation protein AG, which translates to MNLKKWLKELFNNKKVSNDKKSIFNLTILFLVGVLIIVTISFFKNYNNESSVNTSKNLNDDSSKSNNQQSSTSSEQSKTENYEKSMQENLKNTLEKMDGVGKVEVMINFESGEESVPAVNITDSTNNTEEKDTEGGTRNTTQKNNGSTVVVTNDGSKSQPLIVKTYNPKVSGVCVVAEGAENKITELRISKAITDLFGISEDKVNVYPMKK; encoded by the coding sequence ATGAATTTAAAAAAGTGGTTAAAGGAACTTTTTAATAATAAAAAGGTATCTAATGACAAAAAAAGTATTTTTAATTTGACTATATTATTTTTGGTAGGAGTACTTATAATTGTTACAATAAGTTTTTTTAAAAACTACAATAATGAAAGCAGTGTAAATACTTCTAAAAATTTAAATGATGACAGTAGTAAGAGTAATAATCAGCAGAGTTCTACTTCTTCCGAACAAAGTAAGACTGAGAATTATGAAAAATCAATGCAGGAGAATTTGAAAAATACTTTAGAAAAAATGGATGGAGTAGGCAAAGTGGAAGTAATGATAAACTTTGAAAGTGGGGAAGAGAGTGTACCGGCAGTGAACATAACTGATTCGACAAATAATACAGAAGAAAAGGATACTGAGGGTGGTACAAGAAATACTACCCAAAAAAACAATGGAAGTACGGTGGTTGTTACAAATGATGGGAGCAAATCACAGCCGCTTATAGTTAAGACATACAATCCTAAAGTTTCAGGTGTGTGTGTTGTAGCTGAAGGAGCTGAGAACAAAATAACCGAACTCAGAATATCAAAAGCTATAACGGATTTGTTTGGAATATCAGAGGATAAGGTAAATGTATATCCTATGAAAAAATAG
- a CDS encoding SpoIIIAH-like family protein: protein MNKKQAVIIVTLLALIVCVGVVATKLNSPINYVNGVDNGSGKSAVSFNSSDNNSSQDKSTQAKSTQSKSEQSQFFEETRLTRDQKNAETLQTLKSLIDDKNVSDPNRSDAEKKYTALAMNTNYELKIENTLKSKGYEDAICSIEDNKARVIVKGKNKLEDKDTRQIKDVVMSISNIQEVEIEVKQG from the coding sequence ATGAATAAAAAACAAGCTGTAATTATTGTGACTCTTTTAGCTTTAATTGTTTGTGTGGGAGTAGTTGCTACAAAGTTAAACAGTCCTATAAATTATGTAAATGGTGTGGATAATGGAAGCGGTAAAAGTGCAGTATCTTTTAATAGCAGCGATAATAATAGTTCACAGGATAAGAGTACTCAAGCAAAAAGTACCCAATCTAAAAGTGAGCAGTCCCAATTCTTTGAGGAGACACGGCTTACAAGGGATCAAAAAAATGCGGAAACTCTTCAAACTTTAAAAAGCCTTATAGATGACAAAAATGTTTCTGATCCAAATCGTTCTGATGCGGAAAAAAAGTATACTGCATTAGCTATGAATACGAATTATGAATTGAAAATAGAAAATACTCTAAAAAGCAAGGGATATGAAGATGCTATATGTTCTATAGAAGACAACAAGGCAAGGGTAATAGTTAAAGGCAAGAATAAATTGGAAGACAAGGATACAAGACAGATAAAAGATGTAGTTATGAGTATCTCAAATATTCAAGAAGTTGAAATCGAGGTAAAACAAGGTTAA
- a CDS encoding Asp23/Gls24 family envelope stress response protein — protein MEENTNNEIDMGIVKISDEVVGVIAGLATTEIKGIVGMSASLVGGITQILTGKKNLSKGVKVSVGENSAAIDLYVVVEYGVRIPDVALKVQENVKRAVQSMTGLDVSAINIHVQNVMIPKTEESNDNIEEEQ, from the coding sequence ATGGAGGAAAATACGAATAACGAAATTGATATGGGTATTGTAAAAATATCTGATGAGGTTGTAGGTGTAATTGCAGGTCTTGCTACTACTGAAATAAAAGGTATAGTTGGGATGAGTGCTAGTCTTGTAGGTGGAATTACTCAAATACTTACAGGAAAGAAAAACTTATCTAAAGGTGTTAAAGTGAGTGTAGGAGAAAATAGTGCAGCAATAGATTTATATGTAGTAGTAGAATACGGAGTAAGAATTCCTGATGTAGCACTTAAAGTTCAGGAAAATGTAAAGAGAGCAGTTCAATCTATGACAGGCTTAGATGTTTCAGCTATAAACATACATGTGCAAAATGTTATGATTCCTAAAACAGAAGAGAGCAATGATAATATAGAAGAAGAGCAATAG
- the nusB gene encoding transcription antitermination factor NusB, protein MNRKKSRELIMKLLFEMSINREDFRSVLANLEDNLEKKIESKETDGAEEVYSENIDKLKNVDMEYVKRVVKGIEENKDSLDKEIEKYLRNWTLNRLPKVDAAILRICTYEFLYEQDIPEKVSINEAIELAKKYSSEKSAPFINGVLGNMIKDKSISKQ, encoded by the coding sequence ATGAATAGAAAAAAATCCAGAGAGTTGATAATGAAATTATTATTTGAAATGAGTATAAATAGAGAAGATTTTAGAAGTGTTTTGGCGAACTTAGAAGATAATTTAGAAAAAAAAATTGAGAGCAAAGAAACTGATGGTGCCGAGGAAGTTTACAGTGAAAATATTGACAAACTAAAAAATGTTGATATGGAATATGTAAAAAGGGTTGTAAAGGGAATAGAAGAGAATAAGGATAGTTTGGATAAGGAAATTGAAAAATATCTTAGAAATTGGACATTAAACAGACTTCCAAAAGTTGATGCTGCAATATTAAGAATTTGTACATATGAATTTTTATATGAACAGGATATTCCCGAAAAGGTATCTATAAATGAAGCTATAGAACTTGCTAAAAAATATTCTTCCGAGAAATCTGCGCCATTCATAAATGGTGTGCTTGGAAATATGATAAAAGATAAGAGCATAAGTAAACAGTAA
- the xseA gene encoding exodeoxyribonuclease VII large subunit — protein MYIKTLTVSDINNYIKKTLDNDFILANCSIKGEVSNLKLHTSGHIYFSLKDKFSKINCIMFKSDAQNLNFIPEDGMKVIVKGRVSLYEKEGLYQLYCNEMKPDGMGELYLAFEKLKVKLEQKGLFDESHKRKIPTYAKKIGVITSSTGAALKDIINVTKRRNKKVELLIYPSLVQGANASSDVIKGIEVLNSIEDVELIIIARGGGSIEELWCFNDEKLAEAIYSSKKPIITGVGHEIDYTIVDFVSDRRAPTPSAAAEIAVFNLEEALQKLNSYKNRLYTYAKDKIKDEKNRLNFLKKTLDLNSPLIYIANQYSNVDKLKELLNFKLNVKINEKKEKLAKINALLSAHNPLNILNRGYSIIEDDENNGISSIEELNKKDKIKVIMKDGTSKFKLIHY, from the coding sequence ATGTATATTAAAACATTAACTGTGTCTGATATTAACAATTATATAAAGAAGACTTTAGATAATGACTTTATACTTGCTAACTGTTCTATTAAAGGAGAAGTATCTAATTTGAAATTACATACAAGTGGACATATATATTTTTCCCTAAAAGATAAGTTTAGTAAGATAAACTGCATTATGTTTAAATCAGATGCTCAAAATTTAAATTTTATACCTGAGGATGGTATGAAAGTAATAGTTAAAGGAAGGGTGTCCTTATATGAAAAGGAAGGGTTATATCAGCTTTATTGTAATGAAATGAAACCAGATGGTATGGGGGAATTGTATTTAGCTTTTGAAAAATTGAAGGTAAAGTTAGAACAAAAGGGATTGTTTGATGAATCACATAAAAGAAAAATACCTACTTATGCCAAGAAAATAGGTGTAATTACTTCTTCTACAGGAGCTGCGCTTAAGGATATAATAAATGTAACTAAAAGAAGAAACAAAAAGGTAGAACTTTTAATTTATCCATCACTAGTTCAGGGTGCAAATGCTAGCAGTGATGTGATAAAAGGAATTGAAGTATTAAATTCTATAGAAGATGTAGAACTTATAATTATAGCAAGAGGAGGAGGTTCCATAGAAGAACTTTGGTGTTTTAATGATGAAAAGTTAGCAGAGGCAATTTATAGCTCAAAGAAGCCCATAATAACAGGAGTTGGACATGAGATTGACTATACTATAGTGGATTTTGTATCTGATAGAAGAGCACCTACACCTTCTGCGGCAGCAGAGATTGCAGTTTTTAACTTGGAAGAAGCCTTACAAAAACTCAATAGCTATAAAAATAGACTTTACACTTATGCTAAGGATAAAATAAAAGATGAAAAGAATAGACTTAATTTTTTGAAAAAAACATTAGATTTAAACAGTCCCCTTATATATATAGCAAATCAGTATAGTAATGTGGATAAACTCAAAGAACTCTTAAATTTCAAATTAAATGTTAAAATCAATGAGAAAAAAGAAAAATTAGCAAAGATAAATGCACTGCTTTCTGCCCATAACCCATTAAATATTTTAAATAGGGGATATTCTATAATAGAAGATGATGAGAATAATGGAATAAGTTCCATTGAAGAACTAAATAAAAAAGATAAGATTAAAGTAATTATGAAAGATGGAACTTCTAAATTTAAGCTAATTCATTATTAG
- a CDS encoding exodeoxyribonuclease VII small subunit: MPRKTESYENIMEKLESIVNSMDNGELSLQDSMKSYEEGVKLCNKLYKILNDAEGKIKILTEEGEEDFNIKSRE, from the coding sequence ATGCCTAGAAAAACGGAAAGTTATGAAAATATAATGGAAAAATTAGAAAGTATAGTCAATTCTATGGATAATGGAGAATTATCGCTACAAGACAGTATGAAGAGTTATGAAGAAGGAGTAAAATTGTGCAATAAATTATATAAGATATTAAATGACGCGGAAGGAAAAATAAAAATTCTTACTGAAGAAGGAGAAGAAGACTTTAATATTAAATCTCGAGAATAA
- a CDS encoding polyprenyl synthetase family protein, which translates to MEIKGVIETLREELNKYLYDYMEGKGSYNKRVYEAMQYSLDAGGKRIRPLLFLLTYKLYKTDCNEVMDIAAAIEMIHTYSLIHDDLPAMDNDDLRRGKPTNHKVFGEAIAVLAGDGLLNEAMSLMFRHCIGKKDNAIRACSIISESAGADGMVGGQTVDILSENTKIPIDQLYYMHSKKTGALIKGSIISAAVYAGASKAEIDKLSYYGEKLGLAFQIKDDILDLTGDTALLGKNIKSDLNNNKTTFISTYGINKCKEMCNSITSECIGVLNGMSVDTSYLKDLTSFLLNREK; encoded by the coding sequence ATGGAAATTAAAGGTGTAATTGAAACATTAAGAGAGGAATTGAATAAATACCTCTATGACTATATGGAGGGAAAAGGATCTTATAATAAGAGAGTATATGAAGCTATGCAGTATAGCTTAGATGCAGGAGGAAAGAGAATAAGACCTCTACTATTTCTTTTGACATATAAACTTTATAAGACAGATTGCAATGAGGTTATGGATATAGCAGCAGCTATAGAAATGATACACACTTATTCCTTAATTCATGATGATTTACCTGCTATGGACAATGATGATTTAAGAAGGGGCAAACCTACAAATCATAAGGTATTTGGAGAAGCTATTGCTGTACTTGCGGGAGATGGACTTTTAAATGAAGCAATGAGTCTGATGTTTAGACACTGTATTGGGAAAAAGGATAACGCTATAAGGGCTTGTAGCATTATTTCTGAAAGTGCAGGAGCTGATGGGATGGTTGGCGGACAGACAGTGGATATTTTAAGTGAAAACACTAAGATACCTATAGATCAGCTCTATTACATGCACAGTAAAAAAACGGGAGCGCTCATAAAAGGATCTATAATATCTGCAGCAGTATATGCGGGAGCAAGTAAAGCTGAAATAGATAAATTAAGCTATTATGGAGAAAAGTTAGGATTGGCATTTCAAATAAAGGATGATATATTGGATTTAACAGGAGATACTGCTCTTTTAGGTAAAAATATAAAAAGTGATCTAAATAATAACAAAACTACATTTATAAGTACTTATGGAATAAATAAATGCAAAGAAATGTGCAATTCAATTACAAGTGAATGTATAGGAGTACTGAATGGGATGAGTGTAGATACTTCTTATCTAAAAGATTTAACATCATTTTTATTAAATAGAGAAAAGTGA
- the dxs gene encoding 1-deoxy-D-xylulose-5-phosphate synthase — MSNLLDNYKDINDVKKMSLNDKKKLAREIRKFLIDKVSKTGGHLASNLGVVELTLSLFSVFDLNYDKLIWDVGHQAYVHKILTGRKDKFDTLRQFGGLSGFPKRCESIYDFFETGHSSTSISAALGMARARDLKHEKYNVVAVIGDGALTGGMALEALNDVGYRKTKLIIILNDNQMSIGKNVGGVSKYLNKLRVDPKYNKFKADVEAKLKKIPNIGKGMAKYLEKVKNGIKQMVVPGMFFEDMGIKYLGPIDGHNIKELTDVLASAKDIQGPVIIHIITKKGKGYEFAEKNPGKFHGIGPFNCANGELDAGSSNTYSKAFGNEMVKLAEKDDRIVAITAAMRDGTGLKSFSQKFPERFFDVGIAEQHAVTLAAGMAQANLKPVFAVYSTFLQRAYDQLIHDVCMQKLPVVFAVDRAGIVGEDGETHQGIFDLSYLTEMPHMTLMSPKCIDELPYMLKWALGQSFPVAIRYPRGGDSVCLNPVENFKLGKWDCISNEGSVAIIAQGKMVQNAVLAGKKLKEKGIDVRIISACFIKPLDKEMLNRLVEESVTIVTVEDNVIRGGLGSYILEYVNKLNKKVKIINLGFDDKFVQHGKSDILYKLYGLDPKGIVNSVLEAAEVSHIF, encoded by the coding sequence ATGAGTAATTTATTAGATAATTATAAAGATATAAATGACGTAAAGAAGATGTCGTTAAATGATAAAAAAAAGCTAGCTAGAGAAATTAGAAAATTTTTAATAGACAAAGTATCTAAGACAGGAGGTCATTTGGCGTCTAACTTAGGGGTTGTGGAGCTCACTTTGAGTTTATTTAGTGTATTTGATCTAAATTATGATAAACTTATATGGGATGTGGGACATCAGGCTTATGTGCATAAAATCCTCACGGGAAGAAAGGATAAATTTGATACTTTAAGGCAATTTGGAGGATTAAGTGGATTTCCTAAAAGGTGCGAAAGTATATATGATTTTTTCGAAACAGGGCATAGTAGTACTTCAATATCTGCAGCACTTGGAATGGCTAGGGCTAGAGATTTAAAGCATGAGAAATATAATGTTGTTGCAGTTATAGGAGATGGAGCACTTACTGGAGGTATGGCACTAGAGGCCCTAAATGATGTAGGTTATAGAAAAACTAAGCTTATAATAATATTAAATGATAATCAAATGTCTATAGGAAAAAATGTAGGTGGAGTATCTAAATATTTAAATAAACTTAGAGTGGACCCTAAGTATAATAAATTTAAAGCGGATGTAGAAGCTAAATTAAAAAAGATACCTAATATAGGAAAAGGAATGGCAAAATATCTTGAAAAGGTAAAAAATGGAATAAAACAAATGGTAGTTCCTGGAATGTTTTTTGAAGATATGGGAATTAAATATTTAGGACCAATAGATGGTCATAATATAAAAGAACTTACAGACGTACTCGCTTCTGCAAAAGACATACAAGGTCCAGTTATTATACATATAATAACTAAGAAAGGAAAAGGATATGAATTTGCAGAAAAAAATCCAGGTAAATTCCATGGAATAGGGCCTTTTAATTGCGCCAATGGTGAACTGGATGCTGGATCTTCAAATACTTATTCCAAGGCCTTTGGAAATGAAATGGTAAAGCTAGCAGAAAAAGACGATAGAATAGTGGCTATAACTGCAGCCATGAGGGATGGAACAGGTCTTAAAAGTTTTTCTCAAAAGTTTCCTGAAAGGTTTTTTGATGTGGGAATAGCAGAACAGCATGCTGTAACCCTGGCAGCTGGAATGGCACAGGCAAATTTAAAACCTGTATTTGCAGTTTACTCTACTTTTCTTCAAAGAGCTTATGATCAACTTATTCATGATGTATGTATGCAAAAACTTCCAGTAGTTTTTGCTGTAGATAGGGCCGGCATTGTAGGAGAAGATGGTGAAACACATCAGGGAATATTTGATTTATCTTACTTAACGGAAATGCCACATATGACGCTTATGTCTCCTAAATGTATAGATGAACTTCCATATATGTTAAAATGGGCATTAGGCCAGAGTTTTCCTGTAGCTATAAGGTATCCAAGGGGAGGAGATAGTGTATGTCTCAATCCCGTAGAAAATTTTAAACTTGGAAAGTGGGACTGTATTTCAAATGAAGGCAGTGTAGCAATAATTGCTCAGGGTAAAATGGTACAAAATGCAGTGTTAGCAGGAAAAAAACTTAAAGAAAAGGGTATAGATGTAAGGATTATAAGTGCATGTTTTATTAAGCCGCTGGACAAGGAAATGTTAAACAGGTTAGTTGAAGAAAGTGTAACTATCGTTACTGTTGAAGACAATGTAATAAGAGGAGGATTAGGATCCTATATATTAGAATATGTAAATAAATTAAATAAAAAAGTAAAAATAATAAACTTAGGGTTTGATGATAAGTTTGTACAGCATGGAAAATCCGATATTTTGTATAAGCTGTATGGTTTGGATCCTAAAGGTATCGTAAATAGTGTACTTGAAGCAGCAGAGGTAAGTCATATATTTTAA
- a CDS encoding TlyA family RNA methyltransferase, which translates to MSEPKERLDVLLVEKGIFQSRERAKASIMAGEVFIDGQRVDKCGQKIKKSSNIEFRGEKLPFVSRGGLKLQKAVKEFNINLNDKVCMDIGASTGGFTDCMLQNGAKKVFSIDVGYGQFAWKLRIDDRVVCMERTNIRYVTPEDIGEYADFASIDVSFISLKKVVPVVSNLLKENGSIMALIKPQFEAGRERVGKKGVVREKSTHIDVINEIITFLRENNLKIISLSYSPVKGPEGNIEYLVYFTKKSDFKESFIDEDIINIVNSSHCELNGEEL; encoded by the coding sequence ATGTCAGAACCAAAAGAAAGATTGGACGTACTTTTAGTAGAAAAAGGCATTTTTCAATCTAGAGAAAGGGCTAAAGCCAGTATTATGGCTGGAGAAGTATTTATTGATGGACAGAGAGTAGATAAATGTGGACAGAAGATAAAAAAAAGTTCCAATATAGAATTTAGAGGAGAAAAACTTCCTTTTGTAAGTAGGGGAGGATTGAAATTACAAAAAGCTGTAAAAGAATTTAATATTAACTTAAATGATAAAGTATGCATGGATATAGGTGCATCTACAGGTGGGTTTACAGATTGCATGCTTCAAAATGGAGCTAAAAAAGTATTTTCAATAGATGTGGGATATGGGCAATTTGCGTGGAAACTCAGGATAGATGATAGAGTGGTTTGTATGGAAAGGACAAATATAAGATATGTAACGCCTGAGGATATAGGTGAATATGCAGATTTTGCAAGTATAGATGTTTCCTTTATATCTCTAAAAAAAGTTGTACCTGTAGTTAGTAACTTACTGAAAGAAAATGGTAGTATAATGGCACTTATAAAGCCACAGTTTGAAGCTGGAAGAGAAAGGGTAGGAAAAAAGGGTGTAGTAAGGGAAAAATCTACTCACATAGATGTGATAAACGAAATTATAACTTTTTTGAGAGAAAATAATTTAAAAATAATTTCATTGAGTTATTCTCCTGTAAAGGGTCCGGAAGGAAATATAGAGTATTTAGTATATTTTACTAAGAAAAGTGATTTTAAGGAGTCGTTCATAGATGAAGATATAATAAACATAGTAAACTCATCTCATTGTGAACTAAATGGGGAGGAACTATGA
- a CDS encoding NAD(+)/NADH kinase, which yields MKNIGINVNTTKDPDKKMLNFIKKTIHSIDKSVKVKVYENCDGLDKDESAKLDVIIVLGGDGTILNTSKHILDSNTPILGVNIGHLGFLAQVEVNSIENALKKLFNGNYVIEERNMIQCIYDDGNGPKTYDGLNDVVLYKGIKSRIQRYDVYINENFYNTFSGDGIIVSTSTGSTGYNLSAGGPIIYPSLDILCLTPMYSQFLTSRTIVLDNRCCITIAVRKNFKNIFLSIDGQEWIEVNGPNTIEVRRSKNKRKFIKFDDNNYFDTLKDKINFKAKEGEVYEGN from the coding sequence ATGAAAAATATAGGAATTAACGTTAATACAACAAAAGATCCAGATAAAAAAATGTTAAATTTCATAAAAAAAACAATACATAGCATAGATAAAAGTGTAAAAGTAAAAGTATATGAAAATTGTGATGGATTAGATAAGGATGAAAGCGCTAAGTTAGATGTAATTATAGTATTAGGAGGGGATGGTACTATATTAAATACATCAAAACATATACTTGATTCAAATACACCTATACTGGGAGTAAACATAGGGCATTTAGGATTCTTAGCACAGGTGGAGGTAAACAGTATAGAGAACGCACTCAAAAAATTATTTAATGGAAATTATGTAATTGAAGAGAGGAATATGATTCAATGCATCTATGATGATGGAAATGGACCAAAGACATATGATGGATTAAATGATGTAGTATTATACAAGGGTATTAAGTCAAGGATACAGAGATATGATGTTTATATAAATGAGAACTTTTACAATACATTTAGTGGTGATGGTATTATTGTATCTACGTCTACAGGATCTACAGGATATAATCTTTCTGCAGGGGGACCTATAATATATCCATCTTTAGATATATTATGTCTTACTCCTATGTATTCGCAGTTTTTAACATCTAGAACCATTGTACTGGACAATAGATGTTGTATAACTATAGCAGTTAGAAAAAATTTTAAAAATATATTTTTATCAATAGATGGCCAGGAATGGATTGAAGTAAATGGACCAAATACTATAGAAGTAAGAAGATCTAAAAATAAAAGAAAGTTTATAAAATTTGATGATAATAATTATTTTGATACATTAAAAGATAAAATTAATTTTAAGGCAAAAGAAGGTGAAGTATATGAAGGTAACTAG